A single genomic interval of Pseudomonas sp. FeN3W harbors:
- the eno gene encoding phosphopyruvate hydratase, with amino-acid sequence MAKIVDIKGREVLDSRGNPTVEADVILDNGIIGSACAPSGASTGSREALELRDGDKSRYLGKGVLTAVANVNGPIRDLLLGKDPLDQKALDRAMIELDGTENKGKLGANAILAVSLAAAKAAAQAKGVPLYAHIADLNGTPGQYSMPVPMMNIINGGEHADNNVDIQEFMVQPVGAKTFADALRMGAEIFHHLKAVLKARGLSTSVGDEGGFAPNLASNEDALAAIAEAVANAGYKLGDDVTLALDCASSEFFKDGQYDLAGEGKVFDAAGFADYLAGLTQRYPIISIEDGMDESDWAGWKVLTDKIGDKVQLVGDDLFVTNTKILKRGIDEKIGNSILIKFNQIGSLTETLEAIQMAKAAGYTAVISHRSGETEDSTIADLAVGTAAGQIKTGSLCRSDRVSKYNQLLRIEEQLAGKAPYNGRAEFRG; translated from the coding sequence ATGGCAAAGATCGTCGACATCAAAGGGCGTGAAGTTCTCGATTCCCGTGGCAACCCCACCGTGGAAGCCGACGTGATCCTGGACAACGGCATCATCGGCAGCGCTTGCGCGCCGTCTGGTGCATCCACCGGTTCGCGCGAGGCTCTGGAACTGCGCGATGGCGACAAGAGCCGTTACCTGGGCAAGGGCGTACTGACCGCCGTGGCCAACGTAAACGGCCCGATCCGTGACCTGCTGTTGGGCAAGGATCCGCTCGATCAGAAAGCGCTGGACCGGGCGATGATCGAACTCGACGGCACCGAGAACAAAGGCAAGCTGGGCGCCAACGCCATTCTCGCGGTGTCCCTGGCTGCCGCCAAGGCTGCTGCGCAGGCCAAGGGCGTGCCGCTGTACGCGCACATCGCCGATCTGAATGGCACCCCGGGCCAGTACTCCATGCCGGTGCCGATGATGAACATCATCAACGGCGGCGAGCATGCCGACAACAACGTCGACATCCAGGAATTCATGGTCCAGCCGGTTGGCGCCAAGACCTTCGCCGACGCGCTGCGCATGGGCGCGGAAATCTTCCATCACCTGAAAGCCGTGCTGAAGGCCCGTGGCCTGAGCACCTCCGTAGGCGACGAGGGTGGCTTCGCACCGAACCTGGCTTCCAACGAGGACGCCCTGGCCGCGATCGCCGAGGCCGTGGCCAATGCCGGCTACAAGCTGGGCGACGACGTGACCCTGGCTCTGGATTGCGCTTCCTCCGAGTTCTTCAAGGACGGTCAATACGACCTGGCCGGCGAAGGCAAGGTGTTCGACGCTGCCGGATTTGCCGACTACCTGGCCGGCCTGACCCAGCGCTATCCGATCATCTCCATCGAAGATGGCATGGACGAATCCGATTGGGCCGGCTGGAAGGTGCTGACCGACAAGATCGGCGACAAGGTGCAGCTGGTCGGTGACGACCTGTTCGTGACCAACACCAAGATCCTCAAGCGCGGCATCGACGAAAAGATCGGCAACTCGATCCTGATCAAGTTCAACCAGATCGGCTCGCTGACCGAAACGCTGGAAGCCATCCAGATGGCCAAGGCCGCCGGTTATACCGCGGTGATCTCGCACCGCTCCGGCGAGACCGAGGACAGCACCATCGCCGACCTGGCCGTGGGTACTGCCGCTGGTCAGATCAAGACCGGTTCGCTGTGCCGTTCCGACCGTGTGTCCAAGTACAACCAGCTGCTGCGCATCGAGGAGCAGCTGGCCGGCAAGGCGCCGTACAACGGTCGCGCCGAATTCCGCGGTTGA
- the kdsA gene encoding 3-deoxy-8-phosphooctulonate synthase produces MSQKTIRVGNIEIANDKPFVLFGGINVLESRDLAMQACEEYVRVTEKLGIPYVFKASFDKANRSSITSFRGPGLEEGMKIFEEVKKTFGVPVITDVHEPWQAQPVADVCDIIQLPAFLSRQTDLVVAMARTGAVINIKKAQFLAPQEMKHILRKCEEAGNDQLILCERGSSFGYNNLVVDMLGFGIMKQFEYPVFFDVTHALQMPGGRADSAGGRRAQVTDLAKAGLSQGLAGLFLEAHPDPDNAKCDGPCALRLNKLEPFLTQLKQLDDLVKNFPPIETA; encoded by the coding sequence ATGAGCCAGAAGACCATCCGCGTAGGCAACATCGAGATCGCCAACGACAAGCCGTTCGTGCTGTTCGGCGGCATCAACGTGCTGGAATCCCGCGACCTGGCCATGCAAGCCTGCGAAGAGTACGTGCGGGTGACCGAGAAGCTCGGCATCCCTTATGTGTTCAAGGCCAGCTTCGACAAGGCCAATCGCTCCTCGATCACCTCGTTCCGTGGCCCCGGCCTGGAAGAGGGGATGAAGATCTTCGAGGAAGTGAAGAAGACCTTCGGCGTGCCGGTCATCACTGACGTGCACGAGCCCTGGCAGGCGCAGCCGGTGGCCGATGTCTGCGACATCATCCAACTGCCGGCCTTTCTTTCGCGGCAGACCGATCTGGTGGTGGCGATGGCCAGGACCGGCGCGGTGATCAATATCAAGAAGGCGCAGTTCCTGGCGCCGCAGGAGATGAAGCACATCCTGCGCAAGTGCGAGGAAGCCGGTAACGATCAGCTGATCCTCTGCGAGCGCGGCTCCTCCTTCGGCTACAACAATCTGGTCGTCGACATGCTCGGCTTCGGCATCATGAAGCAGTTCGAATACCCGGTGTTCTTCGATGTCACCCACGCCCTGCAGATGCCGGGCGGTCGTGCCGACTCGGCGGGTGGTCGTCGTGCCCAGGTTACCGACCTGGCCAAGGCCGGTCTGTCCCAGGGCCTGGCCGGATTGTTCCTCGAGGCGCATCCGGATCCGGACAACGCCAAGTGCGACGGTCCGTGCGCTCTGCGCCTGAACAAGCTCGAGCCTTTCCTTACCCAGCTCAAGCAGCTGGATGATCTCGTCAAGAATTTCCCGCCAATCGAAACTGCTTGA
- a CDS encoding alkene reductase, which yields MPTLFDPIKIGDLELNNRVIMAPLTRCRAEPGRVPGDLIAEYYAQRADAGLIISEATSVTPMGVGYPDTPGIWSAEQIQGWKKVTDAVHAKGGKIVLQLWHVGRISDPIYLDGQLPVAPSAIKPAGHVSLVRPMKDYETPRALETAEIPGIVEAYRKGAENAKEAGFDGVEIHGANGYLLDQFLQDSTNQRSDAYGGSLENRARLMLEVTDAAISVWGAGRVGVHLAPRADSHDMGDSNRAETFGYVAGELGKRGIAFICTREKAGEDSLGPQLKKIFGGIYIANERFTKAQANAWLTEGKADAVAFGIPYIANPDLVERLRQDAALNEPKPELFYAQGPAGYTDYPSL from the coding sequence ATGCCCACACTTTTCGACCCGATCAAGATCGGCGATCTGGAACTGAACAACCGCGTCATCATGGCTCCCCTGACCCGCTGCCGCGCCGAGCCCGGCCGCGTTCCCGGCGACCTGATTGCCGAGTACTACGCCCAGCGCGCCGACGCCGGCCTGATCATCAGCGAAGCCACCTCGGTGACCCCGATGGGCGTCGGCTACCCGGACACCCCCGGCATCTGGTCCGCCGAGCAGATTCAGGGCTGGAAGAAGGTCACCGATGCAGTGCACGCCAAAGGCGGCAAGATCGTCCTGCAGCTCTGGCACGTCGGCCGTATCTCCGACCCGATCTACCTCGACGGCCAGCTACCGGTCGCACCCAGCGCCATCAAACCAGCCGGCCATGTCAGCCTGGTGCGACCAATGAAGGATTACGAGACGCCTCGTGCGCTGGAAACCGCTGAGATTCCGGGCATCGTCGAGGCCTACCGCAAGGGTGCGGAGAACGCTAAGGAAGCTGGTTTCGATGGGGTCGAGATTCATGGCGCGAACGGCTATCTGCTCGACCAGTTCCTGCAGGACAGCACCAACCAGCGCAGCGACGCCTACGGTGGCTCGCTGGAAAACCGCGCCCGGCTGATGCTGGAAGTGACCGATGCCGCCATCTCCGTGTGGGGCGCAGGGCGTGTTGGCGTACACCTTGCGCCGCGTGCCGACTCCCATGACATGGGCGATTCCAACCGCGCTGAGACCTTTGGCTACGTTGCCGGTGAACTGGGCAAGCGCGGTATAGCCTTCATCTGCACTCGCGAAAAAGCCGGTGAAGACAGCCTCGGCCCACAGCTGAAGAAGATATTCGGTGGCATCTATATCGCCAACGAGCGCTTCACCAAGGCACAGGCCAACGCCTGGCTGACTGAGGGCAAGGCCGATGCCGTTGCCTTCGGCATCCCGTACATCGCCAACCCGGACCTGGTCGAGCGCCTGCGTCAGGACGCAGCGCTGAACGAGCCGAAACCCGAGCTGTTCTACGCCCAGGGTCCGGCTGGCTATACCGATTATCCGTCGCTCTAA
- the ispF gene encoding 2-C-methyl-D-erythritol 2,4-cyclodiphosphate synthase, whose translation MRIGHGYDVHRFGEGDHITLGGVRIPHRFGLLAHSDGDVLLHALSDALLGAAALGDIGKHFPDTDPQFKGADSRALLRHVLVQVQAKGYVVGNVDATIIAQAPKMAPHIDSMRALIAADLQVELDQVNVKATTTEKLGFTGREEGIAVHAVALLVRA comes from the coding sequence ATGCGTATCGGCCACGGTTACGACGTGCACCGCTTCGGCGAGGGCGATCACATCACGCTTGGCGGCGTGCGGATTCCACACAGGTTCGGGCTGTTGGCTCATTCCGACGGTGACGTGCTGCTACATGCCTTGAGTGACGCGTTGCTCGGTGCCGCTGCGCTGGGCGATATCGGCAAGCACTTCCCGGACACCGACCCGCAATTCAAGGGCGCCGACAGCCGCGCTCTGCTGCGCCATGTGCTCGTCCAGGTCCAGGCCAAGGGATACGTCGTCGGCAATGTCGACGCCACCATCATCGCCCAGGCGCCGAAGATGGCACCGCACATCGACAGCATGCGCGCGTTGATCGCGGCCGACCTGCAGGTCGAGCTGGACCAGGTCAACGTCAAGGCCACCACGACCGAGAAGCTGGGTTTCACCGGGCGTGAGGAGGGGATCGCCGTTCACGCGGTTGCCTTGCTGGTCCGCGCATGA
- a CDS encoding LysR family transcriptional regulator, producing MSRWEGLDEFVAVAECGSFMRAAERLRVSSSHVSRQVARLEERLQARLLYRTTRRVSLTEAGHTFFARCQRLIEERDEAFLAISDLHSAPTGLLRMTAAVAYGERFIVPLVNEFMAQHPQLRVDIELSNRTLDLVQEGYDLAIRLGKLGESRLVATRIAPRAMYLCAAPSYLERYGRPHTLSELTRHNCLIGTSDIWSFQVEGREQHFKPSGNWRCNSGEAVLDAALRGFGLCQLPDYYVQGPLRRGELVSLLESNQPPDTAVWAVYPQRRYPLPKVRLLVEALRTGLAKRSEYAGTGNLNRR from the coding sequence ATGAGCCGCTGGGAAGGCCTTGACGAATTCGTGGCTGTCGCCGAATGCGGCAGCTTCATGCGCGCCGCTGAGCGCCTGCGTGTTTCGTCCTCACATGTCAGCCGACAGGTCGCGCGCCTTGAAGAGCGCCTGCAGGCGCGCTTGCTCTATCGCACCACCCGTCGCGTCTCGCTGACCGAAGCCGGACATACCTTCTTCGCCCGCTGTCAGCGCTTGATCGAGGAGCGCGACGAAGCCTTTCTGGCCATCAGCGATCTGCACAGCGCACCGACCGGGCTGTTACGCATGACCGCTGCGGTGGCCTATGGCGAGCGCTTCATCGTGCCGCTGGTGAACGAATTCATGGCCCAACACCCGCAACTTCGCGTCGATATCGAGCTGTCCAACCGCACCCTCGATCTGGTTCAGGAGGGCTACGACCTGGCCATCCGCCTCGGCAAACTCGGTGAATCGCGCCTGGTCGCCACACGCATCGCGCCGCGAGCGATGTACCTGTGCGCAGCACCGAGTTACCTCGAGCGCTACGGGCGACCACACACCCTGTCGGAGCTGACGCGACACAACTGCCTGATCGGCACGAGCGACATCTGGTCGTTTCAGGTCGAGGGCCGCGAGCAGCACTTCAAGCCCAGCGGCAATTGGCGCTGCAACAGCGGCGAGGCGGTGCTGGATGCAGCCCTGCGTGGCTTTGGCCTGTGCCAGCTGCCGGACTACTACGTGCAAGGGCCGCTGCGTCGCGGCGAGCTGGTTTCGCTACTGGAAAGCAACCAGCCACCGGACACCGCCGTCTGGGCCGTTTACCCGCAACGGCGTTATCCGCTACCGAAGGTTCGCCTGCTGGTCGAGGCGCTCAGGACCGGCCTCGCCAAGCGCTCCGAGTACGCGGGGACTGGCAACTTGAACAGACGCTGA
- a CDS encoding S-(hydroxymethyl)glutathione dehydrogenase/class III alcohol dehydrogenase: MTIKSRAAVAFGPNQPLQIVEVDVAPPKAGEVLIRIVATGVCHTDAYTLSGEDSEGVFPCILGHEGGGIVEAVGEGVTSVAVGDHVIPLYTAECRQCKFCQSGKTNLCSSVRATQGKGLMPDGTTRFSYNGEPIYHYMGCSTFSEYTVLPEVSVAKIPKEAPLEKVCLLGCGVTTGIGAVLNTAKVEEGATVAIFGLGGIGLAAIIGAKMAKASRIIAIDINPGKFAIAEELGATDFVNPKEHDKPIQDVIVEMTDGGVDYSFECVGNVQLMRAALECCHKGWGESTIIGVAGAGQEISTRPFQLVTGRVWRGSAFGGVKGRTELPSYVEKAQSGEIPLDTFITHNMPLDQINEAFDLMHEGKSIRTVIHF; encoded by the coding sequence ATGACCATCAAGTCGCGCGCCGCCGTTGCCTTCGGCCCCAATCAGCCTTTGCAGATCGTGGAAGTGGACGTCGCCCCACCCAAGGCCGGCGAAGTGCTGATCCGCATCGTCGCCACCGGTGTATGCCACACCGATGCTTACACGCTTTCCGGCGAGGATTCGGAAGGCGTGTTCCCCTGCATCCTCGGACACGAGGGCGGCGGCATCGTCGAGGCAGTGGGCGAGGGCGTCACCTCGGTCGCCGTCGGCGATCACGTGATCCCGCTGTATACCGCCGAATGCCGTCAGTGCAAGTTCTGCCAGTCGGGTAAGACCAACCTCTGCAGCTCGGTTCGCGCCACCCAGGGCAAGGGCCTGATGCCCGACGGTACCACCCGCTTCAGCTACAACGGCGAGCCGATCTACCATTACATGGGCTGCTCGACCTTCTCCGAATACACCGTGCTGCCGGAGGTCTCGGTGGCGAAGATTCCTAAAGAGGCCCCGCTGGAAAAGGTCTGCCTGCTCGGTTGCGGCGTCACCACCGGTATCGGTGCCGTGCTCAATACTGCGAAGGTGGAGGAGGGTGCCACCGTGGCGATCTTCGGCCTGGGCGGCATCGGCCTGGCAGCGATCATCGGCGCGAAGATGGCCAAGGCCAGCCGGATCATCGCCATCGACATCAATCCGGGCAAATTCGCCATCGCCGAAGAGCTGGGCGCCACCGACTTCGTCAATCCGAAGGAGCACGACAAGCCGATTCAGGATGTGATCGTCGAGATGACCGATGGCGGCGTCGACTATTCCTTCGAATGCGTCGGCAATGTGCAGCTGATGCGCGCAGCGCTGGAGTGCTGTCACAAAGGCTGGGGCGAGTCGACCATCATCGGCGTCGCCGGTGCGGGGCAGGAGATCAGCACCCGTCCGTTCCAGCTGGTCACCGGACGCGTCTGGCGCGGTTCGGCGTTCGGCGGCGTGAAGGGTCGTACCGAACTGCCGAGCTACGTGGAGAAGGCGCAGAGCGGCGAGATTCCGCTGGACACCTTCATCACCCACAACATGCCGCTGGACCAGATCAACGAAGCGTTCGACCTGATGCACGAAGGCAAGAGCATCCGGACCGTCATCCATTTCTAA
- the ftsB gene encoding cell division protein FtsB, which produces MRRPYWLFVVLILLLGGLQYRLWVGEGSLAQVNSLNKQIAEQQGENERLLERNRILEAEVLELKQGMETVEERARQELGMVKEGETLYQLIE; this is translated from the coding sequence ATGCGTCGCCCCTATTGGTTGTTCGTCGTACTGATACTGCTGCTGGGTGGTCTGCAGTATCGTCTCTGGGTGGGCGAGGGCAGCCTGGCTCAGGTCAATAGTCTGAACAAGCAGATCGCCGAACAGCAGGGTGAGAACGAGCGGCTCCTGGAGCGCAATCGAATCCTCGAGGCGGAGGTTCTGGAGCTCAAGCAGGGTATGGAGACCGTCGAAGAGCGGGCCCGCCAGGAGCTCGGCATGGTCAAAGAGGGCGAAACCCTCTATCAGCTGATCGAATGA
- the ispD gene encoding 2-C-methyl-D-erythritol 4-phosphate cytidylyltransferase: MSPREQPAFWVVIPAAGVGSRMRADRPKQYLLLGERSIIEHTLDCFLDHPALAGLVVCIAPDDPYWPALPCARDSRVQLAPGGRDRCDSVLSGLQRLDELGVNEGDWVLVHDAARPNLAREDLDRLLAELADDPVGGLLAVPARDTLKRVGPDGRVLETVDRSVIWQAFTPQMFRLGMLRDALEAALESRVQVTDEASALEWAGHSPKVVEGRADNLKVTRPEDLEWLTQRWKTGREC; the protein is encoded by the coding sequence ATGAGCCCGCGCGAGCAGCCTGCCTTCTGGGTCGTCATCCCGGCTGCCGGCGTCGGCAGTCGTATGCGCGCTGACCGTCCCAAGCAGTATCTGTTACTGGGCGAGCGCAGCATCATCGAACACACCCTCGATTGTTTCCTGGACCACCCGGCGCTTGCTGGACTGGTGGTTTGCATTGCGCCTGACGATCCTTACTGGCCGGCGTTGCCCTGCGCTCGCGATAGTCGCGTGCAGCTTGCTCCGGGCGGTCGTGATCGTTGCGATTCGGTACTCAGCGGACTGCAGCGCCTCGATGAGCTGGGCGTGAATGAAGGTGACTGGGTTCTGGTGCACGATGCGGCCCGTCCCAATCTTGCACGTGAGGATCTGGACAGGCTGCTGGCTGAGCTGGCGGATGATCCGGTCGGGGGCTTGCTGGCCGTTCCGGCGCGGGACACCCTCAAGCGCGTCGGTCCGGATGGGCGTGTGCTGGAGACGGTGGACCGCAGTGTCATCTGGCAGGCCTTCACTCCGCAGATGTTCCGTCTGGGCATGTTGCGCGACGCGCTCGAAGCCGCACTCGAGTCCCGTGTGCAGGTTACCGACGAAGCATCGGCACTGGAGTGGGCGGGTCACTCGCCGAAGGTTGTAGAAGGGCGGGCGGACAATCTGAAGGTCACCCGCCCCGAAGATCTTGAGTGGCTGACGCAGCGCTGGAAGACAGGCCGCGAGTGTTGA
- the truD gene encoding tRNA pseudouridine(13) synthase TruD encodes MTEDQLLGPRAHGEPCGSAVLKAIAEDFQVDEVLDIPLSGEGEHLWLWVEKRNLNTEEAAKRIARAAGVPLKMISYAGLKDRQALTRQWFSLHLPGKSDPDLAAAESDGLAILKRTRHQRKLQRGAHSANGFRLRLTELRGEHAALDERLERIKASGVPNYFGLQRFGYEGSNLHGARHFAAKGELPEQRNMRSRLLSAGRSYLFNRVLAERVGDGSWDQARVGDLLAFTDSRSFFPAGPEECGDPRLTILDLHPTGPLWGMEGSPAGDEIQALENAVAETELAVVNWLAQAGMKHERRILRLPIGGLSWHYPEPDILQLEFVLPTGCFATAVVRELVSLAGQTDI; translated from the coding sequence ATGACCGAAGATCAGCTGCTTGGGCCGCGCGCCCATGGCGAGCCCTGTGGCAGTGCCGTGCTGAAAGCGATTGCCGAGGATTTTCAGGTCGATGAAGTGCTCGATATCCCGCTGTCCGGCGAAGGCGAGCACCTCTGGTTATGGGTGGAAAAGCGCAATCTGAACACCGAGGAAGCCGCCAAACGCATCGCCCGCGCCGCTGGCGTGCCGCTGAAGATGATCAGCTACGCCGGGCTCAAGGACCGCCAGGCATTGACTCGCCAGTGGTTCAGCCTGCATCTGCCGGGCAAGAGCGATCCGGATCTTGCCGCTGCCGAGAGCGACGGCCTGGCGATCCTCAAGCGCACCCGGCATCAGCGTAAGCTGCAGCGCGGCGCGCACTCGGCCAATGGCTTCCGCCTACGCTTGACGGAGCTGCGCGGTGAACATGCCGCGCTGGATGAGCGGCTGGAGCGGATCAAGGCCTCCGGCGTGCCGAATTACTTCGGCCTGCAGCGTTTCGGCTATGAGGGCAGCAACCTGCACGGTGCTCGGCACTTCGCGGCGAAAGGTGAGCTTCCGGAGCAGCGCAACATGCGTTCGCGGCTGCTTTCGGCTGGTCGCAGTTACCTGTTCAACCGTGTGCTCGCCGAACGGGTTGGGGATGGCAGCTGGGATCAGGCACGGGTAGGCGATCTCCTGGCATTCACCGACAGTCGCAGCTTTTTCCCGGCCGGGCCGGAGGAGTGCGGCGACCCGCGCCTGACGATTCTGGATCTACATCCGACCGGCCCTTTATGGGGCATGGAAGGCTCTCCAGCAGGTGACGAAATTCAGGCACTGGAAAACGCTGTCGCCGAAACTGAACTTGCGGTCGTCAATTGGTTGGCGCAGGCAGGAATGAAGCACGAACGGCGCATTCTTCGCCTCCCCATCGGCGGTTTGTCGTGGCATTATCCCGAGCCTGACATTCTGCAACTGGAATTCGTCCTGCCGACCGGATGCTTCGCCACCGCCGTGGTGCGTGAGCTGGTCAGCCTGGCAGGGCAGACGGACATCTGA
- a CDS encoding metalloregulator ArsR/SmtB family transcription factor — protein sequence MPDDFDDIIKALAHPLRRDILRWLKEPQRYFSEQHHSLENGVCAGQIDQRAGLSQSTVSAHLATLQKAGLITSQKVGQWHFFKRNDAIIESFVERIGQEL from the coding sequence ATGCCGGACGACTTCGACGACATCATCAAGGCCCTCGCCCACCCGCTGCGTCGCGACATCCTGCGCTGGTTGAAGGAGCCGCAGCGGTATTTCTCCGAGCAGCACCATTCGCTGGAAAACGGCGTCTGTGCCGGGCAGATCGACCAGCGTGCCGGCCTGTCGCAGTCAACCGTATCGGCCCATCTGGCGACCCTGCAGAAAGCCGGGCTGATCACCAGCCAAAAGGTCGGCCAGTGGCACTTCTTCAAGCGCAACGACGCGATCATCGAGTCGTTCGTCGAGCGCATCGGCCAGGAACTCTGA
- the fghA gene encoding S-formylglutathione hydrolase codes for MTLENISCQKSFGGWHKRYRHRSSSLDCDMVFAVYLPPQAEQGEKLPVLYWLSGLTCTDENFMQKAGALRLAAELGLIIVAPDTSPRGAGVPDDPDGAWDFGLGAGFYLNATQKPWAQHYRMYDYVVDELPALVEANFPVSDRRGISGHSMGGHGALICALKNPGRYQSLSAFAPISNPLNCPWGEKAFSRYLGADHSRWREWDACALIADAGEKLPMLVDQGDRDDFMEGQLKPQALRAAADAVGHPLTLRIQPGYDHSYYFIASFIDDHLRHHAEALKA; via the coding sequence ATGACCCTTGAAAACATCTCCTGCCAGAAAAGCTTCGGCGGTTGGCACAAGCGCTACCGCCACCGTTCCAGCAGCCTTGACTGCGACATGGTATTCGCCGTTTATCTACCGCCACAGGCGGAGCAGGGCGAAAAGCTGCCGGTGCTGTACTGGCTGTCCGGGCTGACCTGCACCGATGAGAACTTCATGCAGAAGGCCGGGGCGTTGCGGCTGGCTGCCGAACTCGGCCTGATCATCGTTGCGCCGGATACCAGCCCGCGTGGCGCCGGCGTGCCGGACGATCCCGATGGCGCCTGGGACTTCGGCCTCGGCGCCGGCTTCTACCTCAACGCCACCCAGAAGCCCTGGGCACAGCATTACCGGATGTACGACTACGTCGTCGACGAGCTGCCGGCACTGGTCGAGGCGAACTTCCCTGTCTCCGACCGCCGGGGCATCAGCGGGCATTCGATGGGTGGCCACGGCGCGCTGATCTGTGCGCTGAAGAATCCGGGTCGCTACCAGTCGCTTTCGGCTTTCGCACCCATCAGCAATCCGCTCAACTGCCCGTGGGGCGAGAAGGCGTTCAGCCGCTACCTGGGCGCCGACCATTCGCGCTGGCGCGAGTGGGATGCCTGCGCGCTGATTGCCGATGCCGGCGAGAAGCTGCCGATGCTGGTCGATCAGGGCGATCGCGATGATTTCATGGAGGGTCAGCTCAAACCGCAGGCGCTGCGTGCCGCTGCGGACGCTGTCGGGCACCCGCTGACGCTGCGCATCCAGCCGGGCTATGACCATAGCTACTACTTCATCGCCAGCTTTATCGATGATCACCTGCGTCATCATGCCGAGGCGCTGAAGGCGTAG
- a CDS encoding HPF/RaiA family ribosome-associated protein, with amino-acid sequence MQVLVNSNHSISVTADLEERVKATVETELERFDDYLTRVEVHLNDENSNKSGPHDKRCQMEARVKGHDPVSATHKAETLDLAINGAAEKLNHALSHVLDKLNRH; translated from the coding sequence ATGCAGGTTCTGGTGAACAGTAACCATAGCATCAGCGTCACCGCCGATCTGGAAGAACGAGTGAAGGCCACGGTCGAGACCGAACTGGAGCGCTTCGATGATTATCTGACCCGAGTCGAGGTTCATCTCAACGACGAAAACAGCAACAAGAGCGGCCCCCATGACAAGCGCTGCCAGATGGAGGCGCGGGTCAAGGGCCACGATCCCGTATCGGCCACCCACAAGGCCGAAACGCTGGACCTGGCAATCAACGGCGCCGCAGAGAAGCTTAACCACGCGCTGAGCCACGTTCTGGACAAGCTCAACCGCCACTGA